The following nucleotide sequence is from Citrus sinensis cultivar Valencia sweet orange chromosome 6, DVS_A1.0, whole genome shotgun sequence.
GGATTCGAAAGATCATCTTCCAGTGATGCTGGTGCTATCTTGTTGTGGCTGCCATCTCTCAAGTAAGAATTTGACCCTGAACGCCTGCACAACAGGAACAAATCACCGCTGTGAACTCAAAGTAGCTACTCTCAATTTTGTCTACTTGTTAAATTGATATGGAAGAATATATGAAAGTGAATTAAATGAGCGCAAAACATTGAAGACGTAATGACTTAGATCTCAAATACTGGGGGACATGTATTTGAGGTACCTGCTGTCTTGAATTCCGATGCTTTTCCTGGATTCCTGAAGATTGTTCTCTGTGATTTCCTTTTCGGATAACTCAACATCTGTGATTTCCTTTTTGCATACCTCAACATCTGGATGGACTCTGTTTTCTGAAGAAGTTGACTCTTTTACAACACTCATTTCCACTTTTGTTGTCTTTTCAATGGTAAGGTCAAAGAAAGACTTACTTTGGCTATTAAATCCATATTCTCGAACCACAGAAATGGCCGTCTCTAATGTTTCCAGAGCTTGTTCCACACCAGGACtgatagaaattttttttctcatgttCACATGACTTTTATCTGGAATTTCATCATTTAAATGTCGAGACATATCCTTGTCATTCTCGTCTGAGCATATGCTTCCCTCAATCTCTTCTTCCTCAATTTCACCTACAACGTTTATGCCTGCAACTTGTGTGTCATTTTGCAAAGACTCGCTGTTGCAGTATTTTGGAACATCATCGGTTAAAGATTGATGTCTGCTGTTATTATCCTTCTCCACCAGTGTGGTTTCCCCACTCTCTTCTTCCTCAATTTCACTGACTACATTTATGTCTGTAACCTGTGCATTGTTTTCCGAAGAGTCACCATCATGAGTAACATTATATAGCATCTGCTCCATCTTGTTTGGGCCACACTCCACAGCTTCAGTGAAATGTTCCTCAGGCAGAATACACGCACCATTTTTGAGTTCTTCGGCTTTCATGGGCTCCTCAGATTCTTCGCTAGAATAAAGAGCTTCACGTATGCGAACATATAGTGGTCCCTCCAAGGGTTTGCGGTAATCTTCATTGTAAGTAGATACAGAAACCACTGCCTGAAACAATATTGAAGAGCTCATTAGTTGGCCTCATGGGTAGCACAGCAGATAAATGAGATGATAACTTAAACCATATAGTTGAGTGGAATACATCAcagatgaaattttataacCTTTTGATAGAGTTTGAAACCATTGCCGATGAGCTGTCTTGAAATAAAGTTTATGAGGGATGGGGGGACAAAGTCAAGCTTGATGTCCATATTTGCTATTGTCCTACAAAATATGGAAGTGTTCATGACTTTGGAACAGAGGAGCACAAAAACAGAATGTAATTGTCCACTTACCCGctactttttattcttatataaCACTTTCTATTGGCAATAACAAGCATTCTaactgattaaattttatcttttcttagTTTTCCGCATAGAGAAGGAACATGATTTGCCTTTATTCTAACCAATTCAATGTCTAAACAATGACTGCAAAGAATAAGTATTCAATTGCACAATACACGGACAGGAACGTTCATTTGGGAGTTAAATTTGTAGCTTCCATATATACAGCAGTCTTCCATCCTGGATGTCTGTGCATGGACTTGAACTTGGCTTTTAGCAAATACAGCATTGTATTGCATTGATGAGAGCCAAGTTCAAATCCGCATATGACATCAAGCAGTGCCAAGTTTGGTTTTCATGTGGCCTTGACCATGCCTTTTGGTTCTTTTCTTCCTTTGATGTTCACGATGTGTTCCAACCAGTTTTAGGGGCAATATATGGGATGTAGCCAATTAACTAAAACTCACCTAAAGTAACTTCTTTCCTCAGTCACCTTTTGTAAAGCAAAGCCTCCCACCAAATC
It contains:
- the LOC102609018 gene encoding uncharacterized protein LOC102609018 isoform X2; translation: MERPHGTPFHSLLVEGYVEAPLDVCLCVSWESALYTKWWPQYIFPQFKIITSNCLKKIRVGEQISLVRVKVPWPLSCREGLVHYFSFDYFQDGLVVVLINSISDLKSIDKSNHGFTSDGIPEAKDVVRIDLVGGFALQKVTEERSYFRTIANMDIKLDFVPPSLINFISRQLIGNGFKLYQKAVVSVSTYNEDYRKPLEGPLYVRIREALYSSEESEEPMKAEELKNGACILPEEHFTEAVECGPNKMEQMLYNVTHDGDSSENNAQVTDINVVSEIEEEESGETTLVEKDNNSRHQSLTDDVPKYCNSESLQNDTQVAGINVVGEIEEEEIEGSICSDENDKDMSRHLNDEIPDKSHVNMRKKISISPGVEQALETLETAISVVREYGFNSQSKSFFDLTIEKTTKVEMSVVKESTSSENRVHPDVEVCKKEITDVELSEKEITENNLQESRKSIGIQDSRRSGSNSYLRDGSHNKIAPASLEDDLSNPDETNQVAVHSSRNGMAEIPILDQRVHDSKQKKAKANEFHDNTSIDGRRKLSRQKKQWLCCFFINSA
- the LOC102609018 gene encoding uncharacterized protein LOC102609018 isoform X1, which produces MEKKPKIAQYRERLDKTLASPELTNEETLKMLVKNQLMHSSLDGNEGCSENVVERKTAEISSFLGMLRSASVKDNEVSKTSEASHGEWKLKQDTEEFRVMYREGPHGTPFHSLLVEGYVEAPLDVCLCVSWESALYTKWWPQYIFPQFKIITSNCLKKIRVGEQISLVRVKVPWPLSCREGLVHYFSFDYFQDGLVVVLINSISDLKSIDKSNHGFTSDGIPEAKDVVRIDLVGGFALQKVTEERSYFRTIANMDIKLDFVPPSLINFISRQLIGNGFKLYQKAVVSVSTYNEDYRKPLEGPLYVRIREALYSSEESEEPMKAEELKNGACILPEEHFTEAVECGPNKMEQMLYNVTHDGDSSENNAQVTDINVVSEIEEEESGETTLVEKDNNSRHQSLTDDVPKYCNSESLQNDTQVAGINVVGEIEEEEIEGSICSDENDKDMSRHLNDEIPDKSHVNMRKKISISPGVEQALETLETAISVVREYGFNSQSKSFFDLTIEKTTKVEMSVVKESTSSENRVHPDVEVCKKEITDVELSEKEITENNLQESRKSIGIQDSRRSGSNSYLRDGSHNKIAPASLEDDLSNPDETNQVAVHSSRNGMAEIPILDQRVHDSKQKKAKANEFHDNTSIDGRRKLSRQKKQWLCCFFINSA